One window from the genome of SAR202 cluster bacterium encodes:
- the lysA gene encoding diaminopimelate decarboxylase, protein MTIGGCSLIELANTYGTPLYVFDDNTIRERCKTFIHEFRSRYPETHVAYASKAFINQKLTSILSEEGMGMDVVSLGEFIAAKQGGMDPGKIHLHGNNKSPEELEYVISNNIGRIIIDNFDEIENLSNIIKSKNCSIKALIRISPGVDPHTHSYISTGILDSKFGFAIETGDAEKAIKKCLEIDGLDLLGIHCHIGSQIFEIEPYNDAMDISVNFAVNMANRYNFKLSEISIGGGFAIAYTQNENPPSVKEYAEIITNALKNACASNNIELPKLIIEPGRAIAGPSGVAIYRVGSIKDIPNIRKYVSVDGGMGDNIRPALYESEYEAVVLNKIDQENTEIVTIAGKYCESGDILIKDINLPHIEKNDLICIPASGAYCIPMSSNYNMNLKPAVILVQDGKSEIIRKRETYDDILSLEVF, encoded by the coding sequence ATGACTATAGGCGGATGTAGTTTAATTGAATTAGCAAATACTTATGGAACTCCTTTATATGTCTTTGATGACAATACAATTCGAGAACGATGCAAAACATTCATTCATGAATTTAGATCAAGATATCCAGAAACACATGTGGCATATGCTTCCAAAGCATTTATTAATCAAAAATTAACTTCAATTCTTTCAGAAGAAGGCATGGGTATGGATGTAGTTTCTTTAGGTGAATTTATAGCAGCGAAACAAGGCGGTATGGATCCTGGGAAAATCCATCTGCATGGCAATAATAAATCACCTGAGGAATTAGAATATGTAATCAGTAACAATATCGGTCGGATAATTATTGATAACTTTGACGAAATTGAAAACCTTTCTAATATCATTAAGAGTAAGAATTGCTCAATTAAGGCTTTGATTAGAATATCACCTGGTGTTGACCCACATACTCATAGTTATATATCGACAGGTATATTGGATAGTAAATTTGGCTTCGCTATTGAAACTGGAGATGCGGAAAAAGCTATAAAAAAATGTCTCGAAATAGATGGTTTAGATCTTCTAGGAATACATTGCCACATAGGTTCTCAAATTTTTGAAATAGAACCATACAACGACGCGATGGATATTTCTGTGAATTTCGCTGTGAATATGGCAAATAGGTATAATTTTAAATTATCAGAAATTAGTATCGGCGGCGGTTTTGCCATTGCATACACGCAAAATGAAAATCCACCTAGCGTGAAAGAATACGCAGAAATTATTACCAATGCACTAAAAAATGCATGTGCATCAAATAATATTGAATTACCAAAATTAATAATCGAACCAGGTAGGGCTATCGCAGGTCCTTCTGGAGTTGCTATATATCGAGTTGGTTCAATAAAAGATATACCCAATATACGAAAATATGTCAGTGTTGATGGAGGAATGGGGGATAATATCAGACCTGCTTTATATGAATCAGAATATGAAGCCGTAGTTTTGAATAAAATTGATCAAGAAAACACAGAAATAGTAACTATAGCAGGCAAATATTGTGAGTCAGGAGACATATTAATAAAAGATATTAATCTACCACACATTGAGAAAAATGATTTAATTTGTATACCAGCAAGCGGTGCATACTGTATTCCTATGTCCAGTAATTACAATATGAATTTAAAACCTGCAGTAATCCTCGTTCAAGATGGAAAATCAGAAATCATAAGAAAACGTGAAACGTATGATGATATATTATCTTTAGAAGTTTTTTGA